Proteins from a single region of Dictyostelium discoideum AX4 chromosome 5 chromosome, whole genome shotgun sequence:
- the expl7 gene encoding expansin-like protein, whose product MRLLGSLILTLSLIASAFSSSVPLTLCMSGRAQGTESLNKSGSCEYGAYNGPTGPGTLTATLNEYFYSSGVKCGDCFEVSGPKGKTVVRVVNFCSAGTCPSERPLFMLTPDAFQEISSDPLSVVYDAGFRKVSCDASGPIKAQVSEDSSKYYVKLLIFNNEVGIQSVTIKGKDMSAPVTMVRQGSAQFVWSQAGKEMMFPATVVVSSQYGGSVTMTMNSLSMDILKFSGNFVAPKSSIIKNAPASCSLSASPLAIYQNGLTEGWNYWSSRSYSQINTTDSSSHSVGSTKSLSLVLMGSSSALTLARSGDFETTYFTGIKFNMKANTTMSGLRVYFPNEQNKYWTPSSPITTSWATYTVPFTSLQHKTIESAFTFANTENINVHINIDNIHFIASPSSVTTGYANGNETANSGLATTTVASGGSGASGVATSSHTGVSSSSSTASSTASSTASSIASSTASSSASSTSVSSTTAGGKTTSGGSGISTSGITGSGDSMAASTSKTTSNPTGKTTGMTGSSIDHSESHSSDEHHSSSSIIKASLLLVSAALAFASL is encoded by the coding sequence atgaGACTTTTAGGtagtttaattttaacaCTTTCTTTAATTGCATCAGCATTTTCAAGTAGTGTACCATTAACATTATGTATGTCAGGTAGAGCACAAGGTAcagaatcattaaataaatcaggGTCATGTGAATATGGTGCTTATAATGGACCAACTGGACCTGGAACATTGACAGCAACATTGAATGAATATTTCTATTCCTCTGGTGTGAAATGTGGTGATTGTTTCGAAGTGTCAGGACCAAAGGGTAAAACAGTGGTTAGAGTCGTAAACTTTTGTTCAGCAGGTACATGTCCATCCGAGAGACCATTGTTTATGTTAACACCAGATGCATTCCAAGAGATTTCCTCAGACCCATTATCGGTAGTATACGATGCAGGTTTTAGAAAGGTTAGTTGTGATGCATCGGGTCCAATCAAAGCACAGGTTTCAGAAGACTCTTCAAAATACTATGTGAAACTattgattttcaataatGAAGTAGGCATTCAATCAGTCACTATCAAAGGCAAAGATATGAGCGCCCCTGTCACAATGGTCCGTCAAGGAAGTGCCCAATTCGTTTGGAGTCAAGCTGGTAAAGAAATGATGTTCCCTGCAACCGTTGTGGTGTCATCACAATATGGGGGCAGTGTTACAATGACTATGAATTCCCTCTCTATGGATATCTTGAAATTCAGTGGTAATTTCGTTGCACCAAAATCaagtataattaaaaatgcaCCAGCCTCATGCTCATTATCCGCTAGTCCTTTGGCAATCTACCAAAATGGGTTGACTGAAGGTTGGAATTATTGGTCATCACGTTCATATTCTCAAATTAATACAACCGATTCTTCATCACATAGTGTTGGTTCAACTAAATCTTTATCATTGGTTTTAATGGGTTCATCATCTGCATTGACATTGGCTCGTTCTGGTGATTTTGAAACCACCTATTTCACTGgcattaaattcaatatgaAAGCAAATACAACCATGAGTGGTCTTCGTGTTTATTTCCCAAatgaacaaaataaatattggactccatcatcaccaattacAACCTCATGGGCCACTTATACAGTTCCATTCACATCTCTCCAAcataaaacaattgaatcTGCATTCACTTTTGCCAATactgaaaatattaatgttCATATTAACATTGATAATATTCATTTCATTGCTTCTCCATCATCTGTTACAACTGGTTATGCTAATGGTAATGAAACTGCTAATAGTGGTTTAGCAACTACTACTGTAGCCTCAGGTGGTAGTGGTGCTTCAGGTGTTGCAACTTCAAGTCATACTGGtgtttcatcatcatcatcaactgcTTCATCAACTGCTTCATCAACTGCTTCATCAATTGCTTCATCAACTGCCTCATCATCTGCCTCTTCAACTTCTGTCTCTTCAACAACTGCTGGTGGTAAAACAACTTCTGGAGGTAGTGGTATTTCAACTAGTGGTATTACCGGAAGTGGTGATAGTATGGCTGCCTCAACATCAAAAACTACCTCAAATCCAACTGGTAAAACCACTGGTATGACTGGATCATCGATTGATCATAGTGAATCTCATTCATCTGATGAACATCATTCATCATCCTCAATCATTAAagcttcattattattagtatctGCTGCTTTAGCTTTTGCTTcactttaa
- the p2xD gene encoding hypothetical protein, giving the protein MDWDNIFSYNTAKIVTIKDRRLGGLHIIFMVLIIVYIVIYSTIYKKGYLLTETPVGSIRASLLAPNEFKDDSNFKYCDDNLIEYNFTKLECDYYDEAFVSFPVGDDVSFAVTTRVKTLDQVLNCSSKNPKCKYTTVSTRNVYVSDIEDFTILIDHTMFAPSSLIQYNSKQLKGYILDNDNNEIQINETINTVGIPGKPDILTIGKLLQLANIDLDGASSVNSTNSVRYDGVVALVFITYSNTFSYNTNNFKYVYSIQKVEDTEYGVPEAVILDNVSSRMYYNRHGIRLIFIQNGEIGSFNFQALLLTFVSGLGLLAISTVLVDQLAIRFLPERKTYSSHKFQITHGFSESRNKLRISQNEKDPLLLVETTKNNENNNNNDDYNDDDNEIFDDNNNGYQNIQNNNIIL; this is encoded by the exons atggattGGG ataatattttttcatataataCAGCAAAGATTGTAACTATCAAAGATAGAAGATTAGGTGGACTTCATATAATATTTATggtattaattattgtttatattgttatttactcaacaatatataaaaaaggtTATTTACTTACAGAAACACCAGTTGGTAGTATAAGGGCTAGTTTACTTgct ccaaatgaatttaaagatgatagtaattttaaatattgtgatgataatttaattgaatataattttacaaaattagAATGTGATTATTATGATGAAGCATTTGTATCATTTCcagttggtgatgatgtttCATTTGCAGTGACCACAAGAGTGAAAACATTGGATCAAGTTTTAAATTGTTCATCAAAGAATccaaaatgtaaatataCAACAGTGTCAACTAGAAATGTTTATGTGTCGGATATTGAggattttacaattttaattgatcataCAATGTTTGCACCATCATCATTGATTCAATATAATTCAAAGCAATTAAAAGGCTACATTttagataatgataataacgAGATTCAAATCAATGAAACTATAAATACAGTTGGTATACCGGGTAAACCTGATATATTAACcattggtaaattattacaattggCAAATATAGATTTGGATGGCGCTTCATCGGTGAATTCCACAAATTCAGTTCGATATGATGGTGTGGTTGCATTGGTTTTCATAACTTATTCAAATACGTTCTCctataataccaataatttcaaatatgtTTATTCCATTCAAAAAGTTGAAGATACGGAATATGGTGTACCTGAAGCTGTGATTTTGGATAATGTAAGCTCGAGAATGTATTATAATCGTCATGGTATAAGattaattttcattcaaAATGGTGAGATTggttcttttaattttcaagCATTACTCCTGACATTCGTATCAGGTTTAGGGTTACTTGCAATTAGTACAGTTTTAGTGGACCAATTGGCAATTCGTTTCTTACCTGAAAGAAAAACTTACAGTTCTCATAAATTTCAAATCACTCATGGTTTCTCTGAAAGTAGAAATAAATTAAGAATTtctcaaaatgaaaaagatccattattattagttgaaactactaaaaataatgaaaataataataacaatgatgATTATaacgatgatgataatgaaatttttgatgataataataatgggtatcaaaatattcaaaataataatataattttataa
- the purB gene encoding adenylosuccinate lyase produces the protein MSTTTNIQLNNLTAISPIDGRYWGQVQVLSEYFSEYALIKYRVQVEIEYFIELSKLSELKPLNAVNKEDDHKKLRDIYLQFKESDAQKIKQIEKTTNHDIKAVEYFIKEKMHTELQYSEVVTEFIHFGLTSQDINNTAIPLSIVESVEKVLIPQLKQSILEPLRQFAQQWKSIPMLARTHGQPATPTTVGKELMVFIERLENQINHLEQSVPHTCKFGGATGNLNAHKVSYPAIDWVVFSEKFVKVLHPSLKRMRFTTQIEHYDNVASLLDAFKRINTILIDLCRDIWTYISMEYFNQKLVKGEVGSSTMPHKVNPIDFENAEGNMGVANALYEHLSAKLPISRLQRDLTDSTVLRSIGVPFSHSILSFKSIQRGLSKLVLNEANIAKDLDANWAVVSEAIQTILRREGFPKPYEALKELTRVSGSKKITESDIQTFIDSLSIPDDIKSELKLITPFNYIGIIPDF, from the coding sequence atgtcaacaacaacaaatattcaattaaataatttaacagcAATTTCACCAATTGATGGTAGATATTGGGGACAAGTTCAGGTATTAAGTGAATATTTTTCAGAGTAtgcattaattaaatatcgTGTTCAAgttgaaattgaatatttcATTGAATTAAGTAAACTTTCAGAATTGAAACCATTGAATGCAGTTAATAAGGAAGATGATCATAAGAAACTTAgagatatttatttacaatttaaagAGAGTGATGCACAAAAGattaaacaaattgaaaaaaccaCAAATCATGATATAAAAGCAGTTGAATACTTTATCAAGGAGAAAATGCATACAGAATTACAATATAGTGAAGTTGTTACAGAGTTTATTCATTTCGGACTTACATCACAAGATATCAACAATACAGCCATACCATTATCAATCGTTGAATCAGTTGAGAAAGTATTAATTCCACAATTGAAACAATCAATCTTGGAACCATTGCGTCAATTTGCTCAACAATGGAAATCAATTCCAATGTTGGCACGTACCCATGGCCAACCAGCCACACCAACCACCGTCGGTAAGGAGCTAATGGTTTTCATCGAACGTTTAGAGAACCAAATCAATCATTTGGAACAATCTGTACCACATACTTGTAAATTTGGTGGTGCAACAGGTAATTTGAACGCACATAAAGTTTCATATCCAGCTATTGATTGGGTGGTATTCAGCGAGAAATTTGTTAAAGTTTTACATCCATCTTTGAAACGTATGCGTTTTACCACCCAAATTGAGCATTACGATAATGTTGCCTCCCTTTTGGACGCTTTCAAACGTATTAATACAATTCTCATCGATTTATGTCGTGACATTTGGACCTACATCTCTATGGAGtatttcaatcaaaaattggTCAAAGGTGAAGTCGGTAGTAGTACTATGCCTCACAAGGTAAATCCAATCGATTTTGAAAATGCCGAAGGTAATATGGGTGTAGCCAATGCACTCTATGAACATTTATCCGCTAAATTACCAATCTCCCGTCTTCAAAGAGATTTAACCGACTCAACTGTACTCCGTTCTATTGGTGTACCTTTCTCACATTCTATCCTCTCctttaaatcaattcaacGTGGTCTCTCAAAATTAGTACTCAATGAAGCAAATATTGCAAAAGATCTCGATGCAAATTGGGCTGTAGTTAGTGAAGCAATTCAAACTATCCTTCGTCGTGAAGGTTTCCCAAAACCATATGAAGCCTTAAAAGAATTAACTCGTGTTAGTGGTAGTAAAAAAATTACTGAATCTGATATTCAAACTTTTATCGATTCTTTATCAATTCCTGATGATATTAAATCTGAATTAAAACTTATTACTCCTTTTAATTATATTGGTATTATTCctgatttttaa